The window GCGAGGCGGGCGTCCCGGTCGCGGACGCGGGGGGCGAACCGGCCGGCGGCGACGAGGAGCGCGGTCGTGGCGTCGTCGTATCGGTGGTCGCGTCCGACACTGCGGACGACGACGGCGGCAGCGTCGCGGTCGCCGAGCGCGTCGACGGCGGTCTCGCGGCATTCCGGAGCGGTGGCGAGGTCGCCGTCGCAGTCGGTGGCGTCGAGGACGAGCGTGTCGCGTTCGAAGGCGGGTCGGCAGCGACACCCGGCGTCGGTGTCGTCGCCGAGGAGCGCGCGGAGTCGTCGCATACCCCCGAGTCGTCCCGGTTCCCTACTTGAAGGTTCGTCGCGCGGAGGCGGGGGCCGGCCGGACACGCGACCAGCGCGAGCACGAGCGTCGTCCGCCTGCTCGCGGTCAGCCGGCGCTCAGACGCGACCGGTACCGGGAGCCGACACACCCGGCGGTCGAAGGCGGCAGCGTGAACGCGGACTCCGCGGTCGACCGAGAGGCTGATTCCGGCTGGGAGCACGAGTGAGAGTGTGCGGGTCGCAGCCGTCCCGGGTGGTGCAGCGTTCGAGGTGGCGACGAGACCGTTCGCTGCGTCGCAGACGCGGTCGGCGGCGGTCGTCGCGGCGGCGAGCGCGCGGTCGGCGCGGGCGTCCTCGACGGCGGGAAGTGCAGCCGCGACCAGCGCGGCGCCGACGGCTATCGCGACGAGCGCGCGAACCGCGGTCACAGGAACGCTCGAACGCGCTCGCGGAGCGACTGCGGTTCAGGGGACTCGTCTACCCGCGGTTCGACATCGGGCACGGGATGCGGGAAGTCGGCCGCGCGCGTGGGTCGTGCGTCGTCTCGCGAAGCCGCCGATGGCCGTACCGAGAACGCCTCGTTCGCGGGCTCCGAGGTTCGGTCGAGTTCGCCGACGTGTCCGCGGACGGCCTGAAGGTCGGCGTCGAGGTCGGCGAGCGCGCTCTCCAGGCGGTCGAGACGGGTTTCGAGGGCGTCGATTCGTTCGGGGGTTGTGGTGTCGAGGTCGGGGAGTTCGTCGGCGTCGGTGAGCGCGCGTTCGACCGCGCGGACGCGGTCGGCGAGCGAGGTTGTATCCGGCATACACCCGACTGGCCGCGGCTTCCCGTTTCAACCCTCGGCGCAAGCTTGAAGGCGTCTAACAGAGAGCATTCGTGCATGAAGGCCGCCCTCGTCGGCGTCGGCCAAGCCGGCGGTAAACTCACCCAAGCCCTCGTCCGAAACGACCGCGAGAACGGCTATGGAGCCGTGCAGGGAGCGCTCGCCGTCAACACCGCGCGCCAGGATCTCGCCCCGCTCGACATCCCAACCCTCCTCATCGGTCAGGACGTCGTCAGCGGCGACGGCGTCGGCGGCGAGAACGAACTCGGCGCGGAACTCATGCAGGAGGACACGCCCGAAGTCGTGAACGCCCTCGACGGCACTATCACCAGCCGCACCGAAGCCGTGTTCGTCGTCGCCGGCCTCGGCGGCGGCACCGGCAGCGGCGGCGCGCCCGTCCTCGTCCGCGAACTCAAGCGCGTCTACGACATCCCCGTCTACTGCCTCGGCGTCCTCCCCGGACGCAACGAAGGCGCGCTCTATCAGGCGAACGCCGGCCGCAGCCTCAAGACCGTTGTCCGGGAAGCCGACAGCACTCTCCTCGTCGACAACGACGCCTGGTACGCGAGCGGCCAGTCCGTCACCGACGCCTACGCCGCCATCAACGACACCGTCGCCCACCGAATCGGCCTCCTGCTCGCGTCCGGTGAAGCCACTGACGGCGTCGCCGAATCCGTCGTCGACTCCAGCGAGATCATCAACACCCTCCGCAACGGCAGCATGGCCGCCATCGGCTACGCCAGCGCCGACGCCAGCGCCGACCCGGAGGAGAACATCAACGTGGTCACCAGCACGATCCGGAAATCCCTCCTCACCGGCATGAGCGTCCCCGAAACCACCGAATCCGACGCCGCGCTCGTCGTCGTCGCCGGCCACCCCGACCGCATCCCCCGCAAAGGCGTCGAACGCGCCCGCCGCTGGATCGAGGACGAAACCGGTAGCACCCAGGTTCGCGGCGGCGACTACCCCCTCGACAGCGACCAGATCGCCGCCCTCGTCCTGCTCTCCGGTATCTCCCGCTCCAGCCGCGTCGAATCCTTCCTCGACCGCGCCCGCGAAGCCGCCAAAACCGATCCCGAACCCGACCCCGCCGACGCCTTCCAGAACGACGACCTCGACGGGCTGTTCTAACGAACCGTTTTCTCCGTCGGGTTCGCCTCCGGCGAACCACTCCTCGAAAACTCTCCACCAAAAAGGCCGAGCGCGCCCGCGGCGCGCTCGGTACGACAGCGGAGCGACTTCCGCGCCGCAACCGCGACCGCACCGCGACCGCTACAGCAACGTTTTGCCGTCGAAGTCGGTGGTGTCGTAGTCGATGTCGAGGAGGTCGAGTATCGTGGGTGTGAGGTCGTAGAGGCTGGCGGCGTCGGTTCGGAGGCCGGGTTCGTCCGTCACGAGGAGTGCGTCGTCGAACGTGTGCATGCCGGTTCGGTGGCCGGTCTCGAACACGTCGTGGTCGTTCCGGAAGCCCGCTTTGAGGTCGAAGCCGTCGTTCGGGATGGCGACGAGGTCGGGCGCCATGTCGTCGTGCGGGCCGTCGAACGCGGCTTCCTTCTCCACGACGCGGTCGACGACGGGCGCGCCGTCCGGGCCGGTGAACTGGCGGAGGGCGTCCGCGAGTTCGTCGCGGACTGCCCGGTACTCGCTCTCGGGGACGCGCCCGCGGGGTTCGCGGCCCTCGAGGTTCAGGTAGAACCGGCCGGAGCTGAACGCGTACGCGCGCGCGTCGTCGCTGATGTCCGCGAGCGTCTCCGGGTCGGGGCCGTCGAAGTCGAGCCAGCCCTCTCGTTCGAGCCACGCGTTCGCGTACACTTCGTGCTCGAGGCCGGTGAACCCGTGGTCGGACGCGACGACGAACGCCACGTCGTCCGGGAGGCTATCGTAGAGGGCGCCGACGTACCGGTCGAGTTTCTCGTAGAACTCCAGGAAGTCGGTCTTGTATTCGCCGTCAGCGAGGTAGTCTCGGTAGAGGAAGTGGTTCACGTGGTCGGGCGCGGTGAACACGCCACAGAAGAGGGCCCAGTCGTTCGCGTCGACGAAGTGATCGAACGCCTCGTAGCGCGCGTCCAGCGTCTCGTGCGCGTTCGCGAGGAAGTCGGACTTGTCGTCGCGGTGGCCGAGTTTCGCGTTCGTCTGCAGGCGATACTCGATGCCGTCGAGGTACTCGGCGACTGCGGGCGGGTGTGCGGCCTGTTCGACGCTCGGCGAGAGGAATCCCGAAACCATCCGCTGCACGTCCTGCTGGGGCGGCGCGGTGACCGGGACGTTCAGGACGGTGGCGTTCCGGTCGGCGTCCGTGACGTGATCCCAGACCCGGGCGGTCTGCACGTCACCCCCCATCGGAACGTACGTCTCGTACGCGCCGGTCTCGCGGTCTTGAAGGCCGTACACGCCCGTCCGCCCGGGGTTCTTCCCGGCGGTGAGCGCGGGCCAGCACGCCAGTTCGTCCGGCGGCGCGATGGAGTCGATGGTGTCGGTGCTGCCGTCGTTCGCGATGGCGGTGAGGTTCGAGAAGACGTCCGGGTGCTGGGCGACGAGGCTCGCCGGCACCCCGTCGAGGCCCAGGAACGCTACCCGTGGCGCGCCGCCGCCGAGGCGGTCGAGCAATCCCATACGCGGCCTTCGCGCGGCAGCGCCAAGAACCTTCCCAGGGCGGCTCTATTCGTCGGAGTCGTTCGCGTCCGTTTCGTCCGCGTCCTCGTAGTTGGTCGGGACGACGGTGACGTGCTGGATACCCACGGGCTGTTTCGCTGCCATGGGTGAGTGAAGGGGCGACACGCACCTAAAATTACCCATGGGCATAACGCATTCAGCGGGGGCGTCCGGATGCGCGAGAAGAATACGGGTTGCGCGGTTACGCGAAGTTCTCCTCGTAGAGCTCCTGCGCGTGCTCGATTGCGTCCTTCGCCGCCTGCTTGTCCTGCCACCCGAGCACTTCGACTTCCTTGCCCGCTTCGAGGTTCTTGTACGTCTCGAAGAACTCCTCGATCTCCTCTTTCTTCTGGTCGGTGACGTCCTCGATGTCCTCGATGTGATCGTACCGGGGGTCTTCGACGGGCACCGCGATGACCTTGTCGTCCTTCTCGCCGTCGTCGTCCATCTCCATCAGGCCGACGGGGCGCGCTTCGATGACGCAGCCGGGGAACGTCTGGTCTTTCACGAGCACGAGCACGTCGAACGGGTCCTCGTCGTCGTAGTACGACTGCGGGATGAAGCCGTAGTCGCTCGGGTAGTGGACGTTCGAGTGGAGGACGCGGTCGAGCATCACGCCGGGGATGTTCTTGTCGTACTCGTACTTGTTCCGCTCGCCCTTCAGGCACTCCACGACGGCGTAGATGACGTCGGGCGCGTCGGGGCCGGTTTCGAGGTCTTCCCAGAGATTCGTCATGTGGATTCGACTGTGTTGAGCGGGTTAAAGGGCCTTTCGCATCGCTCCCGGGCGTCAAAACTCTCGGCGGCGTGAGAAGCGTTTAAATAGAGGGATGACATGTATTCCAGTATGTCAGAGGCACAACGCGCGGTGCGTCAGGACGCCCGCGATCTGACTGCGTTCCAGAAGAACATCCTTGTCGTACTCGCTGAGGAGGCCCGCTACGGTCTCGCCATCAAGCGTGAGCTCGAAGACTACTACGGGGAAGAAGTCAACCACGGTCGACTCTACCCGAACCTCGACGACCTCGTCAACAAGGGCTTCGTGGAGAAGTCCGAACTCGACAAGCGCACGAACGAGTACGCGCTCACCGACGACGGCTTCGCGGCCGTCCTCGACGACATCGAGTGGACGCTCAGCAAGTTCGTCACCGACGACGACCGCGCAGAGACCGTCATCAACCTCGTCGAGAACTAAGCCGGATACCGTTCTCCCGCTATTTCGAACACCGCGCGTAGCGACCGCTCCAGCGCCGCTTCCTGCTCGTCGGTCGGCCAGACGTTCCGCGGGTAGTACTCGGCGCGGAACTCCCGGAGTTCCGCGCGGGTCGCGGTCTCCATCCGCCGCGAGTAGTGGTTACCCATGAAGTCCGCGAACGCGCGCGCGTTCGCCGCTTCAGACTCCCCGTACGTCTCGCGCACCGATTCGACGATGGCGCGGTTGTGTTCCTCGACCGTCTCCCACTCCTCGGCCTCGCCGCCCCGGGAGAGCGAGCGCTCGGCGGCCCGGTCGGTGTCCTCGATGCGTTCGACCCGAACCGTTCCGTCCTCCAGCCACTCTTCGGGATAGCAGACGAGTGTATCGCTGTCGTCCTCCTCGCGCACGCGAACCTCGAAGTCGTGCTCGGCGAGCAGGTCGTCGCGGCGCTCTCGATACGCCGCCGCCTCCTCGTCGTCGCCGACGCGGCGCGCGAGCCGGGTCAGGCGCTCGGCCTCGTCCACGACATCCTCCGGCACCTCAGTCATTGTCGAGCGCCTCGTTCGCGAGGTCGTCCGCGCGGTCGTTCACCTCGCGCGGCACGTGCGTGAGCGACCAGTCGTCGAACCGGTCGAGGAGTTCGCGCACCCGGACGCGTTTCTCCTTCAGCGTGGGGTCGTTCGTGTTCCACGCGCCCGTCACCTGCTTCACGATGAGCTGGGAGTCGCCCCGCACTTCGACCTCGTCGAAGCCGTAGCGGTCGGCGGCTTCGAGGCCCGCGACGAGGGCGTCGTACTCGGCCTGGTTGTTCGTCGCGCGGCCGATGCGGTCGCCGCCCTCCGCGACGATGCCGTCGCCGGAGACGAGCACCCAGCCGACCGCGGCGGGACCGGGGTTGCCGCGGCTCGCGCCGTCGAAGTAGACGTGCACCCGGCCCGCGTGGTCTTCCACGACGGCCGTGATGTCCGTGGGGGTCGCGCCCTGCACGACGACCGTGTCGTCGTACGCGACCGCGGTGGCGTCCCCGAGGCTCGCGCGCCAGCGCTCGTGCTCGGTGTTTCCGTCCCCGACGGACGCACCCGCCGCCTGGAGGCGCTGGCGTGCGTCGTCGGGGTCGCAGTCGATGACCGGCATTCGCCCGATACGTGGGGGTTGGGGCGTAAACGCGTTGCGTGTTCTCTCCACGGGGAGACTCCCGGAGCTTCGAGGGCGTCGCCGACGTGGGGCCCGCCACCGAAGCCACCGTCCGCAACGGGAACCAAGACCAGAGTGAGGCGGGAGATTCACGCCTCTACGGGTGTGTTAGGCGGATCGAAGGGGTTTTTGCCGCGTGATAGAAACCACGGGGCATGAGTAACGCGTGGCGGGACTGGGACCACGTCCTGAAGGTCGATCCGGACAAGTCGCTCGTCGAGGGGGAGACGTTCGAGGACGTGTGTCGGACGGGAACCGACGCCATCGAGGTCGGTGGAACGCTGGACGTGACGTCGGAGAAGATGGAGCGCGTCATCGACGCCTGCCGCAAGCACGACGTGCCGATCTATCAGGAGCCGTCGAACCCGGCGGTCGTCGTGAACGACGACGCGCTCGACGGCTACCTCGTCCCCATCGTGTTGAACGCGGGCGGCGTCTCCTGGATTACGGGCGCGCACAAGGAGTGGGTGCGTATCGGCGACGTGAACTGGGAGAAGACCACGACCGAGGCATACATCGTGCTGAACGAGGAGTCGAGCGTCGCTGAGTTGACGGACGCGCAGTGCGCGCAGACGCCAGACGACGTGGCGGCGTACGCCACTGTCGCGGAGCGCATGCTCGGCCAGGACATCGTGTACGTCGAGTACTCCGGCACCTACGGCGACCCCGACATCGTGGAGGCCGCGCACGACGCGCTCGACGAGTCGACCCTGTTCTACGGCGGCGGTATCGGCGACTACGACAGCGCGTACGAGATGGGCGAACGCTCCGACGTGATCGTCGTCGGCGACCTCCTGCACGACGAGGGCTGTGACGCCGTCCGCCAGACCGTCGAAGGCGTGAAGGACGCGCACGGGAAGACCATCGACGCCTGAACACGGACGCGTTTACTCGGGGTTGCGACGCGCGACCGCGCGAGGGAAATCGTCCGCGTCGGAGACGCGCACGGGACGGCCATCCGCGCGTAGCGGTTCCGACGGGGGCCACTCGTTTCTTGTATCGCCGGGCCGTGTGTCCGGACATGACGCTCGTGGACGACGACGTGCTCGTCGAGGCCGGGAGCCGGGGGCAAAACCTCCTCGTCACGGAACTAGTTCGGCTGGTCGAACGCGGGCACGCCACCGACGAACCGGGCGTGTCGCGGGAGCGCCTCGACGCGTACATCGACGAAATCGGGGACGCGCGGGACGCGGACACGATCCGGGCGGAACTGGAGGAACAGCTGACCGACACCGAGTCCTGGGTCGACGTAAACGCGGTCTACGAGGTGGAGAACGGCCGCGTGAGTCGATACCCCGCGTCCTGGCACGAGGCCGTCGAGCCGGCGGACGACCTCGTGGACGTCGTTCGCGTGCTGAACGAGCGGGTGAGCGACCCGCCGGAGAGCGGGGCGAGCGAGGGGATCGCGGAGGAGTTCCTGCTCGACGCGCTCGAAGTGCTCGGGGACTGGGAGCGCGAGCGGGCGAAGAACCGCATCGAGGAGCTGCGGTCGGCGGGCGTGCTCGCCGAGTACACCGATCAGCACCCGAAGGCGGGCGTTCGGGTCGCGGACGAGTCCTGAACCTGCAAGGCTTATCCTCGCCGACCGCCGAGTTCGTCGTGATGACAGACGGAGCGCGCGCGTTCGTCCCCGGGCACGTCACGGGGTTGTTCAGCATCCATCGCGACGACGACCCGGCGCGGGCGGGGTCGCGGGGCGCGGGACTGACGCTGACGGACGGCGTCACCGTGTCGGTGCGGTCGGCCGACGAGTCCGCGGTGTTTCTGAACGGCGAACGCGCGGACGTGGCGGCGGTGGCGGGCGTGCTGGACGCGCTCGGCGTGACGGCGCGCGTCGAGGCGGAGACGCCGCTTCCGGTGGGCGCGGGGTTCGGCGTGTCGGGCGCGACGGCGCTGGGCGCGGCGTACGCGGCGAACGCGACCTTCGGCTGCGGGCGCTCGGAGAACGGTCTCGTCCGGCTCGCGCACGCGGCCGAGGTGGACGCCGGCACCGGACTGGGGGACGTGGTGGCGCAGGCGCGGGGCGGCGCGCCGATTCGGGAGGAACCAGGCGCGCCCCCGCACGGTCGATTGGACGGCGTGCCGGAGACGGCG is drawn from Salarchaeum sp. JOR-1 and contains these coding sequences:
- a CDS encoding tubulin/FtsZ family protein codes for the protein MKAALVGVGQAGGKLTQALVRNDRENGYGAVQGALAVNTARQDLAPLDIPTLLIGQDVVSGDGVGGENELGAELMQEDTPEVVNALDGTITSRTEAVFVVAGLGGGTGSGGAPVLVRELKRVYDIPVYCLGVLPGRNEGALYQANAGRSLKTVVREADSTLLVDNDAWYASGQSVTDAYAAINDTVAHRIGLLLASGEATDGVAESVVDSSEIINTLRNGSMAAIGYASADASADPEENINVVTSTIRKSLLTGMSVPETTESDAALVVVAGHPDRIPRKGVERARRWIEDETGSTQVRGGDYPLDSDQIAALVLLSGISRSSRVESFLDRAREAAKTDPEPDPADAFQNDDLDGLF
- a CDS encoding alkaline phosphatase family protein, with amino-acid sequence MGLLDRLGGGAPRVAFLGLDGVPASLVAQHPDVFSNLTAIANDGSTDTIDSIAPPDELACWPALTAGKNPGRTGVYGLQDRETGAYETYVPMGGDVQTARVWDHVTDADRNATVLNVPVTAPPQQDVQRMVSGFLSPSVEQAAHPPAVAEYLDGIEYRLQTNAKLGHRDDKSDFLANAHETLDARYEAFDHFVDANDWALFCGVFTAPDHVNHFLYRDYLADGEYKTDFLEFYEKLDRYVGALYDSLPDDVAFVVASDHGFTGLEHEVYANAWLEREGWLDFDGPDPETLADISDDARAYAFSSGRFYLNLEGREPRGRVPESEYRAVRDELADALRQFTGPDGAPVVDRVVEKEAAFDGPHDDMAPDLVAIPNDGFDLKAGFRNDHDVFETGHRTGMHTFDDALLVTDEPGLRTDAASLYDLTPTILDLLDIDYDTTDFDGKTLL
- a CDS encoding inorganic diphosphatase produces the protein MTNLWEDLETGPDAPDVIYAVVECLKGERNKYEYDKNIPGVMLDRVLHSNVHYPSDYGFIPQSYYDDEDPFDVLVLVKDQTFPGCVIEARPVGLMEMDDDGEKDDKVIAVPVEDPRYDHIEDIEDVTDQKKEEIEEFFETYKNLEAGKEVEVLGWQDKQAAKDAIEHAQELYEENFA
- a CDS encoding PadR family transcriptional regulator, whose product is MSEAQRAVRQDARDLTAFQKNILVVLAEEARYGLAIKRELEDYYGEEVNHGRLYPNLDDLVNKGFVEKSELDKRTNEYALTDDGFAAVLDDIEWTLSKFVTDDDRAETVINLVEN
- a CDS encoding rnhA operon protein, whose amino-acid sequence is MTEVPEDVVDEAERLTRLARRVGDDEEAAAYRERRDDLLAEHDFEVRVREEDDSDTLVCYPEEWLEDGTVRVERIEDTDRAAERSLSRGGEAEEWETVEEHNRAIVESVRETYGESEAANARAFADFMGNHYSRRMETATRAELREFRAEYYPRNVWPTDEQEAALERSLRAVFEIAGERYPA
- the rnhA gene encoding ribonuclease HI translates to MPVIDCDPDDARQRLQAAGASVGDGNTEHERWRASLGDATAVAYDDTVVVQGATPTDITAVVEDHAGRVHVYFDGASRGNPGPAAVGWVLVSGDGIVAEGGDRIGRATNNQAEYDALVAGLEAADRYGFDEVEVRGDSQLIVKQVTGAWNTNDPTLKEKRVRVRELLDRFDDWSLTHVPREVNDRADDLANEALDND
- a CDS encoding phosphoglycerol geranylgeranyltransferase, with translation MSNAWRDWDHVLKVDPDKSLVEGETFEDVCRTGTDAIEVGGTLDVTSEKMERVIDACRKHDVPIYQEPSNPAVVVNDDALDGYLVPIVLNAGGVSWITGAHKEWVRIGDVNWEKTTTEAYIVLNEESSVAELTDAQCAQTPDDVAAYATVAERMLGQDIVYVEYSGTYGDPDIVEAAHDALDESTLFYGGGIGDYDSAYEMGERSDVIVVGDLLHDEGCDAVRQTVEGVKDAHGKTIDA
- a CDS encoding pantoate kinase translates to MTDGARAFVPGHVTGLFSIHRDDDPARAGSRGAGLTLTDGVTVSVRSADESAVFLNGERADVAAVAGVLDALGVTARVEAETPLPVGAGFGVSGATALGAAYAANATFGCGRSENGLVRLAHAAEVDAGTGLGDVVAQARGGAPIREEPGAPPHGRLDGVPETARVEYASFGGLSTADVLSGDTETLSAAGERALDRLRDEPTLDRFVAASRTFAAEAGLLTDDIDEVVGDVLDAGGRASMAMLGRTVFALGHGLTDAGYDAEACRIHPAGATLQ